A genomic region of Lysinibacillus sp. 2017 contains the following coding sequences:
- a CDS encoding flagellar protein FliT — protein MEQQLQELLQISAKLYEKLAENPNESVRDEFIEEVNSLLDQRGLIVKSVYESGFTFDKTIKIHQTLFELDKGIRERLERILKSIKMDMRELHTSKKSDQQYLNPYGHVQVMDGMYYDKKK, from the coding sequence ATGGAACAGCAATTACAAGAGCTTTTACAAATCTCTGCTAAGCTGTACGAGAAGTTAGCGGAAAATCCAAATGAATCTGTACGTGATGAATTTATTGAAGAAGTGAATTCATTATTAGATCAACGTGGCCTAATTGTAAAAAGTGTTTATGAATCAGGGTTTACTTTTGATAAAACGATTAAAATTCATCAAACACTTTTTGAATTAGACAAAGGCATTCGTGAGCGATTAGAGCGAATTCTTAAATCGATAAAAATGGATATGAGAGAATTGCATACGTCTAAAAAGTCAGATCAACAATACTTAAATCCATACGGTCATGTTCAAGTAATGGATGGAATGTATTATGATAAGAAAAAATAA
- the fliS gene encoding flagellar export chaperone FliS, with protein MTAHTNASNAYKQNSVTTASPGELTLMLYNGCLKFLNRAKIAIADKNIEERNYYIQRSQAIIGELMSTLNMDIEISKQMLPLYDYMNRRLTDANIKNDVAIIEEVEVLVTEFRDTWKEVIKVTRQQQYGTVGSEQI; from the coding sequence TTGACAGCACACACTAATGCTTCTAATGCATATAAACAAAATAGTGTAACTACCGCTTCGCCAGGTGAATTAACTTTAATGTTATATAATGGCTGCTTAAAGTTTTTAAATCGTGCAAAAATAGCGATTGCTGATAAGAACATTGAAGAGAGAAATTACTATATTCAACGTTCACAAGCTATTATTGGTGAGTTAATGTCAACGTTAAATATGGACATTGAAATTTCAAAACAGATGTTACCATTATATGATTATATGAATCGTCGTCTTACGGATGCCAATATCAAAAACGACGTAGCGATTATTGAAGAGGTCGAAGTTTTAGTAACAGAATTCCGTGATACATGGAAAGAAGTTATCAAAGTCACGCGTCAGCAGCAATATGGGACTGTAGGCAGCGAGCAAATTTAA
- a CDS encoding phospho-sugar mutase, with protein sequence MKQIIEDWLQYSNYKEELADITDIKDLEDRFHQLLPFGTGGMRGKLGAGTNRINTHTIRLVAEGLARQIASQGELAKLRGVVIAYDTRHFSQQFAYETAGVLAAHGIQSYVFTESRPTPELSFAVRYLAAYAGVVITASHNPKEYNGFKVYGEDGAQLTPQFADEIVGHMNDVESIFAIESLAKEQLLESGLCVEILEKLDDAYAQALNRLQTEQTLTKDLAIVYTPLHGSGLVPIVRGLKDFGFTKVQVVAVQAIQDGAFPTVTYPNPEEADAFKLAIELGQSVNAELLLATDPDADRLGVAVLENEQYQLLTGNQLGALLLHYLLETKNFPTNAAMIKTIVTSEFGTAIANKYGIATVNTLTGFKYIAEKIAEWEQTGEHSFIFGYEESYGYLAGDFVRDKDAVQIALLTAEMAAFEKMRGKSLINRLNELYDEFGWYKEALVSFTFDGVEGQQQIAAIMTQFRQQPPTHFANCQVTKMEDYLAGNVNGLPKADVLKFYLADDSWICVRPSGTEPKCKIYIGVKKESLDDSERMIEALKQDLQHIVSSQTQVI encoded by the coding sequence ATGAAACAAATAATAGAAGATTGGCTACAATACTCGAATTATAAAGAGGAATTGGCTGACATAACAGATATTAAAGATCTTGAAGACCGCTTCCACCAACTCCTCCCATTCGGCACAGGCGGCATGCGCGGCAAACTCGGCGCGGGCACAAACCGCATCAACACGCATACAATTCGTCTCGTAGCAGAAGGACTTGCACGCCAAATCGCATCACAAGGTGAATTAGCGAAGCTTCGTGGTGTAGTAATCGCCTACGACACACGCCATTTTTCACAACAATTCGCCTACGAAACAGCAGGTGTACTCGCAGCACATGGTATTCAAAGCTATGTATTCACAGAAAGCCGTCCAACTCCTGAACTAAGCTTCGCGGTACGCTATTTAGCCGCCTATGCAGGTGTAGTCATTACCGCAAGCCACAATCCGAAAGAGTACAACGGTTTTAAAGTGTACGGTGAGGACGGGGCACAGTTAACACCACAATTTGCGGATGAAATTGTGGGACATATGAATGATGTGGAATCAATTTTTGCTATTGAATCGCTCGCAAAAGAACAGCTTCTTGAATCCGGTTTGTGCGTTGAAATTTTAGAAAAGCTGGATGACGCGTATGCACAGGCATTAAACCGATTACAGACGGAACAAACGTTGACAAAAGATCTTGCAATTGTTTATACACCGCTACATGGGTCTGGGTTAGTACCAATTGTACGTGGACTAAAAGATTTTGGGTTTACGAAAGTCCAAGTTGTTGCGGTACAAGCGATTCAAGACGGGGCGTTTCCGACCGTTACGTATCCAAATCCCGAAGAGGCGGATGCGTTCAAATTAGCAATCGAACTTGGTCAAAGTGTTAATGCGGAATTATTGCTCGCGACAGACCCAGATGCTGATCGTTTAGGTGTTGCTGTGTTGGAAAATGAGCAGTATCAGCTATTAACGGGCAATCAATTAGGGGCACTCCTACTTCATTACCTGCTTGAAACGAAAAACTTTCCAACGAATGCTGCGATGATCAAAACGATCGTAACATCTGAATTTGGGACAGCCATTGCCAATAAATACGGCATTGCAACAGTCAACACGTTAACGGGCTTTAAATACATCGCAGAAAAAATCGCAGAATGGGAACAAACGGGTGAGCATAGCTTTATTTTTGGCTACGAGGAAAGCTACGGTTATTTAGCAGGGGACTTTGTGCGCGATAAGGATGCAGTGCAAATTGCATTGTTAACGGCAGAGATGGCAGCTTTTGAAAAAATGCGCGGGAAATCATTAATAAATCGATTAAACGAATTATACGACGAATTTGGTTGGTATAAAGAGGCACTCGTATCGTTTACGTTTGATGGGGTGGAAGGTCAACAGCAAATTGCCGCTATTATGACGCAGTTTAGACAACAGCCTCCAACTCATTTTGCGAATTGCCAAGTGACAAAAATGGAGGACTACTTAGCTGGCAATGTTAACGGTTTGCCAAAAGCAGATGTCTTGAAATTTTATTTAGCGGATGATTCGTGGATTTGTGTACGACCATCTGGCACGGAGCCGAAATGTAAAATTTATATTGGGGTGAAAAAAGAAAGCCTAGATGACAGTGAACGAATGATCGAGGCTTTGAAGCAAGATTTACAACATATCGTTTCATCTCAAACACAAGTTATTTAA
- a CDS encoding competence protein ComK → MKDSPNLTNARALIPRRDYYGNLYTLIVKTDGLEKSSLTPLQILDNQLRRTGSSLKGAKDAARFIMGTATMHPLLLQLHPAIHTWFPTESPRNETCAYHDVVIPVKESKVRIRYNETLQFTGWVYINHYLTQDSYYPHEEKIVVQCAELHEDYLLN, encoded by the coding sequence ATGAAAGATTCACCAAATCTTACGAATGCGCGTGCTTTAATACCGCGACGGGACTACTATGGTAATTTATACACATTGATCGTGAAAACAGATGGGTTAGAGAAGTCTTCACTAACACCGTTGCAAATACTGGACAACCAATTGCGACGTACGGGCTCAAGTCTTAAGGGAGCGAAGGATGCTGCACGATTTATTATGGGAACGGCAACGATGCACCCATTATTACTTCAATTGCATCCAGCAATCCATACATGGTTTCCGACCGAGTCACCACGCAATGAAACATGTGCTTACCACGATGTTGTGATTCCTGTAAAGGAAAGTAAAGTGCGGATTCGCTATAATGAAACGTTACAATTTACGGGGTGGGTATATATCAATCACTATTTAACGCAGGATTCTTATTATCCACACGAAGAAAAAATCGTCGTCCAATGCGCGGAACTTCATGAAGATTATTTACTAAATTAA
- a CDS encoding PilZ domain-containing protein codes for MTFKRTEGFRFTFGEPIDANFVILIDGKPENIERSKYPCEIVDISPRGMKIFSHKNIGEQNKQLVQLEVQFILDEVLIKAVGEIVWTKVFGERIQYGLIFENQSHVEELIVNELKLRRKKEISRSR; via the coding sequence ATGACGTTTAAAAGAACGGAAGGGTTTCGGTTTACATTTGGTGAACCGATTGATGCGAATTTTGTCATTTTAATAGACGGGAAGCCAGAAAATATTGAAAGATCAAAATATCCATGTGAAATTGTAGATATTAGTCCGCGCGGCATGAAAATTTTTTCCCATAAAAATATTGGTGAACAAAATAAGCAACTGGTACAACTTGAAGTTCAATTCATTTTGGATGAAGTTTTAATTAAAGCGGTTGGTGAAATTGTTTGGACAAAAGTTTTTGGGGAAAGAATTCAGTATGGATTAATTTTCGAAAACCAATCCCATGTAGAAGAGCTTATCGTTAATGAATTAAAACTGCGTCGTAAAAAAGAAATTAGCCGCAGCAGATAA
- the hpf gene encoding ribosome hibernation-promoting factor, HPF/YfiA family, with product MLNFNIRGENIEVTPAIRDHVESKIEKIERYFNEDLNANANVNLKVYNDKQTKVEVTIPMKNLTLRAEERHNDMYAAVDLIVDKLERQIRKYKTKVNRKFRDREGAGLYFAAVAQAEPVTEGSEDEYTIVRTKQFDLKPMDQEEAVLQMNMLGHDFYIFTDAETDGTNIVYKRKDGKYGIIETN from the coding sequence ATGCTAAATTTTAACATTCGTGGTGAAAACATTGAGGTAACTCCAGCAATTCGAGATCATGTAGAATCGAAAATTGAAAAAATTGAACGTTATTTCAACGAAGATCTTAACGCGAACGCGAACGTCAATTTAAAGGTTTATAACGACAAGCAAACAAAAGTAGAAGTAACCATTCCAATGAAGAATTTAACACTTCGAGCTGAGGAACGTCATAATGATATGTACGCAGCCGTTGATCTAATCGTCGACAAATTAGAACGCCAAATTCGTAAATATAAAACAAAAGTTAATCGTAAATTCCGTGATCGTGAAGGTGCAGGTCTTTACTTCGCAGCAGTTGCTCAAGCAGAACCTGTAACAGAAGGAAGCGAAGACGAATATACAATCGTACGTACGAAACAATTTGACTTGAAGCCGATGGACCAAGAGGAAGCGGTTCTACAAATGAACATGCTTGGTCATGATTTCTACATCTTTACTGACGCAGAAACAGACGGAACAAACATCGTCTACAAGCGTAAAGACGGTAAATACGGCATAATCGAAACGAACTAA